In the Acidovorax sp. A79 genome, one interval contains:
- a CDS encoding diguanylate cyclase, which produces MKTRMKWGIALRLGILLASFSVFAAVLAGYYTFDSSRTRLQGRAEQALLATTQVLSRHMQAGFGTVARDTAFLASVAAIEQDRNVLADMFRASLVAHPSYQQIRFIGAQDYGLELVRIDRTGDAWLRASEGELQEKAHFPFVFETLALGPGEVYVSEFGINHEGAPDAEALPVFSMASPVVRGGQVRGVVVVRVAAHQFLRNFNDALPASYSFFLSNRWGDFLVHPDATQTFGFDRGQRILIQDAFGPVGALIEGREEQAVLSQQGPGDDEARVFSFVRMPFGRPQEGRSMVVGLSQPLAAVQGEVVSLGRSIFKILLVLSAVGVLLAAWVSRVVTQPLKAMVRATQAFPQGRPHGVLPVQREDEVGELARSFQDMEQQISRQMTELNASRDAMAHLAHHDALTGLPNRRMFEQRLAQALELSRRSGRDCALLFVDLDDFKAVNDARGHAAGDRVLQAVARTVVGAVRQADTVARLAGDEFIVLCENVDCEDAALQIAAKLELAFESPLQIDGQPLALRASIGVSLFPRDAQDAHTLLASADAAMYRVKQSRRRRV; this is translated from the coding sequence ATGAAAACCCGCATGAAATGGGGCATTGCGCTGCGGCTGGGAATCCTGCTGGCGTCCTTCAGCGTGTTTGCCGCCGTCCTGGCGGGCTACTACACCTTCGACTCCAGCCGCACGCGCCTGCAGGGGCGGGCCGAGCAGGCGCTGCTGGCCACCACCCAGGTGTTGTCGCGCCACATGCAGGCGGGCTTTGGCACGGTGGCGCGCGACACCGCCTTCCTGGCCAGCGTGGCCGCCATCGAGCAGGACAGGAACGTGCTGGCCGACATGTTCAGGGCCAGCCTGGTGGCGCACCCGAGCTACCAGCAGATCCGTTTCATCGGTGCGCAGGACTACGGCCTGGAGCTGGTGCGCATCGACCGCACGGGGGACGCCTGGCTACGCGCGAGCGAGGGGGAGCTGCAGGAGAAGGCCCATTTCCCCTTCGTCTTCGAAACGCTGGCGCTGGGGCCTGGCGAGGTCTATGTGTCCGAGTTCGGCATCAACCACGAGGGGGCTCCCGATGCCGAGGCCCTGCCCGTGTTCAGCATGGCCTCGCCCGTGGTGCGTGGGGGACAGGTGCGGGGCGTGGTCGTGGTGCGCGTGGCGGCGCACCAGTTCCTGCGCAATTTCAATGATGCGCTGCCCGCCTCCTACAGCTTCTTTCTCAGCAACCGCTGGGGCGATTTCCTGGTGCACCCGGACGCCACCCAGACCTTCGGCTTCGACCGCGGCCAGCGCATCCTGATCCAGGATGCCTTCGGCCCGGTGGGGGCTCTGATCGAGGGCCGCGAGGAACAGGCCGTGCTCAGCCAGCAGGGCCCTGGCGATGACGAGGCGCGTGTCTTCTCGTTCGTGCGCATGCCCTTCGGGCGGCCGCAGGAGGGGCGGTCCATGGTGGTGGGGCTCTCGCAGCCCCTTGCCGCCGTGCAGGGCGAGGTGGTGAGCCTGGGGCGCAGCATCTTCAAGATCCTGCTGGTGCTGAGCGCCGTGGGCGTGTTGCTGGCGGCATGGGTGTCGCGCGTGGTCACCCAGCCCCTGAAGGCCATGGTGCGCGCCACGCAGGCCTTTCCGCAGGGCCGCCCGCATGGCGTGCTGCCCGTGCAGCGCGAGGATGAGGTGGGTGAGCTGGCGCGCAGTTTCCAGGACATGGAGCAGCAGATCAGCCGCCAGATGACGGAGCTCAACGCCAGCCGCGACGCCATGGCCCACTTGGCGCACCACGACGCGCTCACGGGCCTGCCCAACCGCCGCATGTTCGAGCAGCGCCTGGCGCAGGCGCTGGAGCTGTCGCGCCGCAGCGGGCGGGACTGCGCGCTGCTGTTTGTGGATCTGGACGATTTCAAGGCCGTCAACGACGCGCGGGGCCATGCCGCGGGCGACCGGGTGCTGCAGGCCGTGGCCCGCACCGTCGTGGGCGCCGTGCGCCAGGCCGACACCGTGGCCCGGCTCGCGGGCGACGAGTTCATCGTGCTGTGCGAGAACGTGGATTGCGAAGATGCGGCGCTGCAGATCGCCGCCAAGCTGGAGCTCGCTTTCGAGAGCCCGCTGCAGATCGACGGCCAGCCGCTGGCCCTGCGCGCCAGCATCGGCGTGAGCCTGTTCCCGCGCGACGCCCAGGACGCGCACACGCTGCTGGCCAGCGCCGACGCGGCGATGTACCGTGTCAAGCAGAGCCGCCGCCGAAGGGTTTGA
- a CDS encoding PotD/PotF family extracellular solute-binding protein gives MDASSTSAQRGLRRRDVAVLLPLVPALLWPAPARAAPVLRVLSWPGYADPDIVAVFEKRHGVKVEVTTVASDDVLRTQLASPQGPGFDLVAANTAEIARLVARRLLAPLPVHNIPNAERQLPRFRQLHAIAGIAQGTDVFAMPYTYSEMGLIYDRQQMAVPPSSIAVLWDPRWRGRVLAFDGSSHGFSLAAMYRGLPPFHLHATQFGPLARDLVALRRNVRSFYSLPEESLELFRKHRIAVMHANYGQQQLKQLRDAGLDVGYVVPREGALAWLDCWAITRRSTQPALAAEWINYMLDPTVSRELTRRQGLANTLDEPPALSDDAPAGAIVWLEPVEDEARRAQLWQRILSGDRPSRF, from the coding sequence ATGGACGCGTCCAGCACTTCGGCGCAGCGGGGGCTGCGGCGCCGGGATGTGGCCGTGCTGCTGCCGCTGGTGCCCGCGCTCCTGTGGCCCGCGCCCGCGAGGGCCGCGCCGGTGCTGCGCGTGCTGTCCTGGCCGGGGTATGCCGACCCCGACATCGTGGCCGTTTTCGAGAAGCGCCATGGGGTCAAGGTGGAGGTCACCACCGTCGCCTCCGACGACGTGCTGCGCACCCAGCTGGCCTCTCCCCAAGGGCCCGGTTTCGACCTTGTGGCCGCCAATACCGCCGAAATCGCGCGCCTGGTGGCACGCCGGCTGCTTGCACCGTTGCCTGTGCACAACATTCCCAATGCCGAGCGCCAGCTCCCTCGCTTTCGGCAATTGCATGCGATTGCGGGCATCGCGCAGGGAACGGATGTATTCGCGATGCCTTACACCTATTCCGAGATGGGGCTGATCTATGACCGCCAGCAGATGGCCGTGCCTCCCAGTTCCATCGCGGTGCTGTGGGACCCGCGCTGGCGGGGGCGTGTGCTGGCATTCGACGGCAGCAGCCACGGGTTCTCCCTGGCGGCCATGTACCGCGGCCTGCCGCCGTTTCACCTGCATGCGACCCAGTTCGGCCCCCTGGCCAGGGATCTGGTGGCCCTGCGGCGCAACGTGCGTTCGTTCTACAGCCTGCCCGAGGAGTCGCTGGAGCTGTTTCGCAAGCACCGCATTGCCGTCATGCACGCCAACTACGGCCAGCAGCAGCTCAAGCAGCTGCGCGATGCCGGGCTGGACGTGGGCTACGTGGTGCCGCGCGAGGGGGCGCTGGCCTGGCTCGACTGCTGGGCCATCACCCGGCGCTCGACCCAGCCCGCATTGGCCGCCGAGTGGATCAACTACATGCTCGACCCCACGGTGAGCCGCGAGCTGACCCGGCGCCAGGGCCTGGCCAATACGCTCGACGAGCCGCCCGCGCTCTCGGACGACGCCCCCGCCGGGGCCATCGTCTGGCTGGAGCCCGTCGAGGACGAAGCACGCCGCGCGCAACTGTGGCAGCGCATCCTGTCGGGAGACCGGCCCTCCCGGTTCTGA
- the dnaG gene encoding DNA primase yields MTIPQSFIQELLARVDVVDIVGRYVQLKKGGANFMGLCPFHGEKSPSFSVSPAKQFYHCFGCGKNGNAISFLMEHAGMGFVEAVQDLAQQVGLSVPDDDISPQEKERAAAARQKQATLTDVLEKAADAYRRHLRESQRAIGYFKGRGVSGTVAKRYGLGYAPEGWRSLASVFAQYDDPLLEESGLVIVNDEDGGKRYDRFRDRVMFPIRNVKGECIGFGGRVLGDDKPKYLNSPETPVFHKGRELYGLFEARTAIREQGYALVTEGYMDVVALAQLGFPNAVATLGTACTPEHVHKLLRFTESVVFSFDGDNAGRRAARKALDGALPHATDTRSIKFLFLPAEHDPDSFIRAHGTDAFAKHVSEAVPLSRFLVESASDGCDLATAEGRAHMASNARPLWTALPDGVLKRQVLGELADLTQLKAQDLADLWGQATAREAPRSSHSGHGGHTGAGSAPARQAPAAYAHEPPSWDAPPDGGSWPPQGEPGSGYDGGYQGGYGGGSGGSAGQGSSYGNKPPFRKGGDWKGNWKKKDKDSPWPPQPRLPRTPTASRTDHAARLLLSHMAFLEELTHDDHATLCALQPPHGPLFGWLEAQFHEHGPLAWAVLRESLRDHECEALAVKVMTGSHAQTEGDLQELRTELRDLLSRMQIEDIEEQQKLLMLQAATDPTALERYRALEQKRRVLLGVAVKAA; encoded by the coding sequence GTGACGATCCCTCAGTCTTTCATTCAGGAACTGCTTGCCCGCGTCGATGTGGTCGACATCGTGGGCCGCTATGTGCAGCTCAAGAAAGGCGGTGCGAATTTCATGGGGCTGTGCCCCTTTCACGGCGAAAAATCCCCCTCGTTCAGCGTGAGCCCCGCCAAGCAGTTCTATCACTGCTTTGGCTGCGGCAAGAACGGCAATGCCATCAGCTTCCTCATGGAGCACGCGGGCATGGGCTTCGTCGAGGCCGTTCAGGACCTGGCCCAGCAGGTGGGCCTCTCGGTGCCGGACGACGACATCTCCCCCCAGGAGAAGGAACGCGCCGCCGCCGCCCGCCAGAAGCAGGCCACGCTGACCGACGTGCTGGAGAAGGCTGCCGACGCCTACCGCCGCCACTTGCGTGAATCCCAGCGCGCCATTGGCTACTTCAAGGGGCGCGGCGTCTCGGGGACGGTGGCCAAGCGGTATGGCCTTGGCTACGCCCCCGAAGGCTGGCGCAGCCTGGCCAGCGTCTTCGCGCAGTACGACGACCCGTTGCTGGAGGAAAGCGGCCTGGTCATCGTCAACGACGAGGACGGCGGCAAGCGCTACGACCGGTTCCGCGACCGGGTCATGTTCCCCATCCGCAACGTCAAGGGCGAATGCATCGGCTTTGGGGGCCGCGTGCTGGGCGACGACAAGCCCAAGTACCTCAATTCGCCCGAAACCCCCGTGTTCCACAAGGGCCGCGAACTGTACGGCCTGTTCGAGGCGCGCACGGCCATCCGCGAGCAAGGCTATGCCCTGGTCACCGAGGGCTACATGGACGTGGTGGCGCTGGCGCAGCTCGGGTTTCCGAACGCGGTGGCCACGCTGGGCACCGCCTGCACACCCGAACACGTGCACAAGCTGCTGCGCTTCACCGAATCGGTGGTGTTCAGCTTCGACGGAGACAACGCCGGCCGGCGCGCCGCGCGCAAGGCGCTCGATGGCGCCCTGCCCCACGCCACGGACACGCGCAGCATCAAGTTCCTGTTCCTGCCGGCCGAGCACGACCCGGACAGCTTCATCCGCGCCCACGGCACGGACGCTTTTGCCAAGCACGTGAGTGAGGCCGTGCCGCTCAGCCGCTTCCTGGTCGAATCGGCCAGCGACGGCTGCGACCTGGCCACCGCCGAGGGCCGCGCCCACATGGCCAGCAACGCAAGGCCGCTCTGGACGGCCCTGCCCGACGGCGTGCTCAAGCGCCAGGTGCTGGGCGAGCTGGCGGATCTCACCCAGCTCAAGGCACAGGACCTGGCGGACCTGTGGGGCCAGGCCACGGCGCGCGAGGCACCGCGGTCCTCCCACTCCGGTCACGGCGGCCACACCGGCGCAGGTAGTGCACCGGCCCGACAGGCGCCTGCGGCCTACGCCCACGAACCACCCTCCTGGGACGCCCCGCCCGACGGGGGGTCGTGGCCGCCCCAAGGCGAGCCGGGCAGTGGATACGACGGCGGATACCAAGGCGGCTACGGCGGCGGCAGCGGCGGAAGTGCTGGCCAGGGCAGCAGCTATGGCAACAAGCCCCCGTTCCGCAAGGGCGGCGACTGGAAGGGCAACTGGAAGAAAAAGGACAAGGACTCTCCCTGGCCGCCCCAGCCCCGCCTGCCGCGCACACCCACCGCCAGCCGCACGGACCATGCCGCACGCCTGCTGCTGTCGCACATGGCCTTCCTCGAAGAGCTGACCCACGACGACCACGCCACCCTGTGTGCGCTGCAGCCTCCCCACGGCCCGCTTTTTGGCTGGCTGGAGGCGCAGTTTCACGAACACGGCCCCCTGGCCTGGGCCGTGCTGCGCGAGAGCCTGCGCGATCACGAGTGCGAAGCTCTGGCCGTGAAGGTGATGACGGGCTCGCACGCCCAGACCGAAGGCGACCTGCAGGAGCTGCGAACGGAACTGCGGGACCTGCTCAGCCGCATGCAGATCGAAGACATCGAGGAGCAGCAAAAACTGCTGATGCTGCAAGCCGCCACGGACCCGACCGCCCTGGAGCGCTACCGTGCACTGGAACAAAAACGCAGGGTTTTGCTGGGAGTGGCTGTCAAAGCCGCTTGA